The sequence below is a genomic window from Campylobacter concisus.
TTGGCTGAAGAAAAAAAGGTAATCGCAGAAAAAGCAGCACTTGATTTAGTAAAATCATTAGCTAAAATTTATAAAAATGAAGACAAGGCAAATGTTATAACTCTTGGCAATGATAGCAAAAAGCCAACTCTTATTATGTTTTCAGATCCTGAATGCCCATATTGTAGAGCCGAGCTAGCAAAGATCGAAACGACATTAAAAGACAATAACGTTGAAATCATCCTAACTCCAGTGCATGAACTATCATCTTTGCAAAAAAGTGCTTTGATCTATAAAGATATAAAAAATGCAAAAAGTGATAGCGATAAGGTTAAAATTTTAAGAAAGTATTTTTCTGAAGATTATAACGTGGATGAAAAAAATGTTAGCAAAGAAGAGAGCGACAAGATCGATACTTTACGTAAAAAATATTTCTCAGCTGGCGTTAGATCAGTGCCTTTTATCATAAACAAAAGTGATCTAAAATAATCTTTTCTAGGGAGCTCTCCCTAGAATTTCTTCTTTTAATAAAAATTCTTAAATTTTAAAATACATTTAACTATATTTTTAATAAATACTTAACAAATATAATTAATATTATATATTTACTTTTATTATTTTATAAATATGCTAAATTTACATAGTTTAATTCTAGGCTCTAAAAGCCCTGAAATAGACTATTTGCAATATTTTAGTATCTCTAAATATGCAAATTTTACATATCATGGAACCAAATTTCTCAAATTTTTAAGATTTGAGAGGCAAGGAGAAAAAATGCAAGGATCAAGAAGAGATTTTTTAAAGAAATCTCTAAAAGTTGGTACTGCTGGCGGAATACTCGCAGTTTCTGCAATAGCAAAAACAACTAGTGATGACTTAGCTCCTGATGGCAATGGCGTCGTCGTAGGTAAGTCTAACAAAAAAGAGGTGCTTTATAAAAAAAGCAAAAATTGGGAAACCTACTATAAAATCGCTTATTAAGGGAGAAAACCATGAGTGATGCACGTATAGGGAGACGTTCATTTTTAAAGCTAGCCGCACTTGGTGCTGGAAGCACAATGGCTTTTGGAGAAAATGAAACGATAAGAAAAGCAAGTGATGAGGAGATAAAAAATCCTTTCCCTGGCTCAAAAAAGGTTAGAACGATTTGTTCTATTTGCTCAGCAGGCTGTGGTATCGAGGCTGAGGTAAAAGATGGTGTTTGGGTTCGTCAAGATATGGCAATGCATCATCCGATATCTCAGGGCTCACACTGTTCAAAAGGTATCGATCAGATCGACCTTACACACAGCAAACAACGCATCAAATATCCTATGAAAAAAGTTGATGGTAAATGGCAAAGAATTTCATGGGATCAAGCTGTAAATGAGATCGGCGATAAGATGCTTCAGATCCGCAAAGAAGATGGCCCTGATAGTGTTGTTTTCTTAGGATCGGCTAAATTTAACAACGAACAGTCTTACTATTTTAGAAAATTTTGTGCATTTTGGGGTACAAACAGTAACGATCACGTAGCAAGAATTTGACATAGCGCAACAGTCGCCGGTGTGGCGAATACTTGGGGTTATGGCGCGATGACAAACCACTTTGGAGATATGGCTGCGAACTCAAAATGTATATTTATCATTGGAGCAAACCCAGCTGTGGCAAACCCAGTTGGTGGCATGAAGCACACTTTACAAGCAAAAGATAGAAACAATGCAAAAGTAATTGTAGCTGATCCAAATTTTACAAAGACAGCTGCACACGCTGATCTTTATTTGAGACAAAGATCAGGAACTGATATCGCACTTGTTTATGGTCTTATTCACATTATTCTCAAAAATGGCTGGGAAGATAAAGAATTTATAGAAAATAGAACTTACGGTATTGATGAGATAAGAAAAGAGGCTGAGCACTGGACACCAGAGGTTACGTCTGATGTTACTGGAGTACCAGTTGATAAGCTACTAAAAGCCGCAGATATCCTAGCTCATACAAAACCGGGTACTGTTGTTTGGGCACTTGGCATCACTCAACACTCAGTTGGTACATCAAATACAAGAATTTTACCTATCCTTCAACTAATTCTAGGAAATATGGGTAAAGCAGGTGGTGGCTGTAATATCATTCGTGGACACGACAACGTTCAAGGCTCAACTGATATGTGCAACCTTTCAGATAGCTTGCCAATGTATTATGGCTTAACTGATGCAGCATGGAAATATTACTGCAAAGGCTGGGGCGTTGATTATGATGAATTTATTAAACGCTTTGCAGTCTCAACAAAAGAGCCAAAACAAGGCGGTACTCCTGTTAAAAACACAGTCTTTGAAGAGTATTATTACCACGATCCTAAACATCCAGAAGATAGAAACTGGAGAAACGAAAAAGGCTGGTCACTTTCAAAATGGTGGCAAGGCGTCTTGAAAGAGGAAAATACATTTAGTAGTGGTGCATTAAGAGTTCTTTGGGTTCAAGGAACTGGTCTAACATCTATGGCGCACCTAGCTAAAATTCAAGAAGCGGCTTCAAAACTAGATATGATCGTTGTGGCTGAGCCATTTGTAAATGAAATTTCTATCCTTTCAGATAGAAAAGATGGCGTTTATATCTTGCCAGTAGCGACTGCATTTGAAAATGAAGGTCACCTAAGTGCTACAAACCGCTCAGGACAATGGAGAACAAAAGTCGTTGATCCACTTTATGAGAGCAAGGGTGATCACGAAGTAATGTTCTTGTTTGCTAAGAAATTTGGCTTTTACGATGAATACGTAAAAGGCATGAAAATGGGTATCGTAGATCATGAAATAAAACAAGTAAAAGATGATTTTGTATGGCCTGATGATGCGACAAATGAGATAGCAAGAATTGGAAATTCTATAGGTTATGGTGGTAGAACAGCTGAGATGTTTAGACGCCATCAAGCAAACTGGGATAAATTTGATCCAGATACGCTAATAGGTATTGGCGGTGAAGTTAAAGGTGAGTACTACGGTAAACCATGGCCAGCATGGGATGAAAAACACCCTGGAACACCAATACTATACGATATGAGCAAACCTTATGTTGAAGGTGGTTCAGGCTTTAGAAATCGCTTTGGTCTAGAGCATAATGGCGTTAGTCAGCTAGCTAGCGAAGAGACAACGCTTGTTGGCTCAGCTATAAAAGGTGGCTATTCACAAATCACAAAAGAGAATATAGAAAAAGTCTTAGGTATAACTCTAACTGAAGAAGAGAAAGCTAAGATGGGACCAAGCTGGAGTATGGATTATAGTGGTATTATCTTTGAAAAATGTCGCGAAAAAGGTGTTGTACCTTATGGTAATGCAAGGGCAAGAGCTATCGTTTGGGAATTCCTCGATCCTATTCCAAAACATAGAGAGCCTGTTCACTCACCACGCTGGGATCTTGTTCAAAAGTATCCGACATTTGAAGATCAAGCTAGAAATTTCCGTGTTTCTACTAAGTTTAAGTCAGAGCAACAAGCAAAAGATTGGTCAAAAGAATTTCCAATTGTGTTTAGCACGCAACGCGTCGTAAACTTAAGTGGTGCGGGAATGATCGAAAGAACTAGTAAATATCTATCAGCTATTACACCAGAGATGTTTGCTAATGTTAACCCAGAGCTAGCTTTAAAATACGGCATAAAAGACCGCGATATGATGTGGATCCACAGTCCACAAGGCACAAAGATCAAAGTAAGATGCTATCACAGCCAGATGGTAACTCCAGATAGAATTTGTATGCCATACAACTTCGCTGGTATTATGCAAGGCGTTGATCTTTCAGCTCGCTATCCAGAGGGTACTAAGCCTTATGTTATCGGCGAGAGCTTTAACACAGTTACTAACTACGGATTTGACCCAGTTACTCAAATTTCAGAGTTTAACGCAGGTCTTTGCCGTATAGAAAAAGCTGAGGAAAATACATTTAAAACATCGTTTTTCCATGAATATGGCGAGAGAGACGCCATGGGTAAAGAGTAAGGAGGAATAAAATGGCAAGAATGAAATTTTTCGTAGATACTGATAGATGTATTAGTTGTTATGGTTGCCAAGTTGCTTGCTCTTCTGCTCATGAGCTTCCAGTGGGAATTTATAGAAGAAAGGTCATTACACTTCACGATGGTATCGAAGGTAAAGAGGTTTCAACTACCATTGCATGCCAACACTGTACTGATGCACCTTGTGAGCAAGTTTGCCCGGTTGATTGTTTCTACATTAGAGCTGATGGCATCGTGCTTCACGATAAAAATATATGCATAGGCTGTGGTTACTGCTTATATGCTTGTCCATTTGGTGCTCCACAGTTCCCTAAAGACGGGGCATTTGGCGTAAAAGGCGTTATGGATAAATGTACAATGTGCGCAGGCGGTCCAGAGCCAACAAACTCACACGAGGAGAGAGAGCTTTACGGCCAAAATAGAATGGCTGAAGGAAAAGTGCCTATGTGTGCGGCTGTTTGTGCTACAAATGCACTTTTAGTTGGAGATGCAGCTGAAGTATCAAATGTATATCGCAAACGTGTTATGCTAAGAAACACTGGGCTAAATGCCTAACAAGAAGGAGAGCTTTTGCTCTCCTTTAAATTCTAAATTTTAAACTTAAAGCCTTTTCATTTTTTATAAAACTACTATTTTTATATTCAAAAGATAAATTTTAAATTTACATTAGAAAATTTCTAAAACTATTCAAAATTGGCTATTTGAAGACAAATTTCTCTTTATTATCTCAATTTGCTCTATTTTATGATAATCGTTTTTATTTTAATCAAAGTAAAGCCTTGGTAATATTCGCTTCAAAAAAATCTCACAGGTGGTTTATTTAATGAATAAATTCTTAAAATTTATGCTAATTATGTTGTTGCCTATTTGGCTCGTGGCAAAAAATGACGACTATGAGCAGGTCGCAGCTCAGATAAAAGAGTCGCTACAAAAAGTAATAACAGAGTATAGAGCGGGCAATGTTGAACAAGCGGTCAGTGATACTCAAAATGCTTATTTTGGCTTATTTGAAGATGTCGAAGCTGGCATCAGAATAAATTTAGGTCAGAAAAAAGCTTACTCAATGGAGAAGCAGTTTGGCGAGATCAGAAAGGCGATAAAAGCTGGCGAAGCACCAGATGATGTGCAAAAAAGAATAGATCAGATAAATAGCGAGATTGCTGAAGTTTTGCCAGTTATTTTAAATGGACATAAGCTTGTTGGTGAGTACTCAGACAGCCCAGCACAAGCTGCTACAACTGACTATGATACTTCTAAATTTATCCCTGAGTGGAAGGTGGCATTTACAAATTTATCAGCCGATATAG
It includes:
- a CDS encoding thioredoxin domain-containing protein, translated to MKKVVLASILAATSLMAASNKQIEDFYSEVFKNQNIDGVNVKVVERTKILDDIEKVSLKFSKGDMSQEDVTFVKGDLMFPDVVNLKEQKSYLAEEKKVIAEKAALDLVKSLAKIYKNEDKANVITLGNDSKKPTLIMFSDPECPYCRAELAKIETTLKDNNVEIILTPVHELSSLQKSALIYKDIKNAKSDSDKVKILRKYFSEDYNVDEKNVSKEESDKIDTLRKKYFSAGVRSVPFIINKSDLK
- a CDS encoding twin-arginine translocation signal domain-containing protein; this encodes MQGSRRDFLKKSLKVGTAGGILAVSAIAKTTSDDLAPDGNGVVVGKSNKKEVLYKKSKNWETYYKIAY
- the fdh3B gene encoding formate dehydrogenase FDH3 subunit beta, encoding MARMKFFVDTDRCISCYGCQVACSSAHELPVGIYRRKVITLHDGIEGKEVSTTIACQHCTDAPCEQVCPVDCFYIRADGIVLHDKNICIGCGYCLYACPFGAPQFPKDGAFGVKGVMDKCTMCAGGPEPTNSHEERELYGQNRMAEGKVPMCAAVCATNALLVGDAAEVSNVYRKRVMLRNTGLNA